In Thermothelomyces thermophilus ATCC 42464 chromosome 4, complete sequence, a single genomic region encodes these proteins:
- a CDS encoding glycoside hydrolase family 5 protein (CAZy_ID 267986) yields MKFLDVLLGAAAASSALAAPTCTTKTKRAGKFKFVGVNQSCAEFGQDTLPGQLNKHYTWPAKSSIDTLLATGMNTIRIPFMMERLIPNQLTGTVNETYSAGLIDTVSYVTSKGAYAVIDPHNFGRYYTQVITDVEGFKAWWTTTAGLFADNDKVIFDTNNEYHDMDQSLVVNLNQAAIDGIRAAGATSQYIFIEGNSWTGAWTWVSSGNGESLLNLSDPEGDDKLIYEMHQYLDEDGSGTHEQCVSGTIGRERLQAATEWLKANGKKAILGETAGGANDQCISALTGMLSFMEENSDVWQGWLWWAAGPWWADYMYSIEPPSGTAYTKVLPSLQPYI; encoded by the exons ATGAAGTTCCTCGACGTCCTTCTCGGTGCCGCAGCTGCCAGCTCGGCCCTGGCAGCGCCGACTTGCACAACCAAGACAAAGCGCGCGGGCAAGTTCAAGTTTGTCGGCGTCAACCAGTCCTGCGCCGAGTTTGGCCAGGACACGCTCCCGGGCCAGCTCAACAAGCACTACACCTGGCCGGCCAAGTCGAGCATTGAT ACACTCCTCGCCACCGGAATGAACACCATTCGCATCCCGTTTATGAT GGAGCGTCTTATCCCCAACCAACTGACGGGAACCGTCAACGAAACGTACTCCGCGGGGCTTATCGAT ACCGTTTCCTACGTCACGAGCAAGGGAGCCTATGCTGTCATTGACCCCCATAACTTCG GCCGGTACTACACGCAAGTCATCACCGACGTCGAAGGCTTCAAGGCCTGGTGGACGACCACGGCCGGGCTGTTTGCCGACAACGACAAGGTCATCTTCGACACCAACAACGAGTACCACGACATGGACCAATCGCTCGTTGTCAATCTGAACCAGGCCGCCATCGACGGCATccgggccgccggcgccaccTCGCAGTACATCTTTATCGAGGGCAACTCGTGGACGGGCGCATGGACCTGG GTCTCCTCGGGCAACGGCGAGTCCCTGCTGAACCTGTCGGACCCGGAGGGCGACGACAAGCTCATCTACGAGATGCACCAGTACCTGGACGAGGACGGGTCGGGCACGCACGAGCAGTGCGTCTCGGGCACCATCGGCCGGGAGCGCCTCCAGGCGGCGACCGAGTGGCTCAAGGCCAACGGCAAGAAGGCCATCCTGGGCGAGacggccggcggcgccaaCGACCAGTGCATCTCGGCCCTGACCGGCATGCTCTCCTTCATGGAGGAGAACTCGGACGTCTGGCAGGGCTGGCTCTGGTGGGCTGCCGGTCCCTGGTGGGCCGACTACATGTACTCGAT TGAGCCGCCGAGCGGTACCGCGTACACCAAGGTTTTGCCCAGCCTCCAGCCTTATATCTGA
- a CDS encoding glycosyltransferase family 31 protein (CAZy_ID 270085) has product MITRLKPFVTPALTAVSILLIFVYFSKIWLLPCSNSRREAYFYQRPHNYPFPQCVTLEVAHPTPDPTPPLPPPHRSGLLPSARDPECERFPDTSKVLLVMKTGASEAFARVPTQLLTVLRCLPDFLIFSDMDQNIAGQQIHDSLSTMLPGVKEGNQWCVVGQGECDKLGDPAREGWRLDRCKNVHIAKKAYQMRPGY; this is encoded by the coding sequence ATGATCACCCGGTTGAAGCCATTTGTCACTCCCGCCCTCACCGCGGTCAGCATTCTTCTCATCTTCGTCTACTTCTCAAAGATATGGCTATTACCCTGTTCTAATAGCCGGCGCGAGGCTTATTTCTACCAAAGGCCTCATAACTACCCTTTTCCCCAGTGCGTAACGCTCGAAGTTGCCCATCCAACACCGGATCCcactcctcctcttcctcctcctcaccgTTCTGGATTGTTGCCATCTGCGAGGGACCCAGAATGCGAGAGATTCCCGGACACCAGCAAGGTGCTGCTGGTCATGAAGACAGGCGCATCCGAAGCCTTTGCCCGGGTGCCCACGCAGCTCCTGACGGTGCTACGGTGCCTGCCAGACTTTCTCATCTTTAGCGATATGGACCAGAATATTGCCGGCCAGCAGATCCACGACAGCCTCTCGACCATGCTGCCCGGCGTCAAGGAAGGCAACCAATGGTGTGTCGTCGGCCAGGGGGAATGCGACAAGCTGGGCGACCCGGCGCGCGAGGGCTGGAGGCTGGACCGGTGCAAGAACGTTCACATCGCCAAGAAGGCGTACCAGATGCGCCCCGGCTACTAG